AACCTTCAAGGAGGGCTTTTGCCTCCTGGTCGGTTTTTGCGGTAGTTACAAAGGTGATGTTCATACCCCGCACTCGCTCAACACGGTCGTAGCTGATTTCCGGAAAAATGAGCTGCTCCTCGATACCAATGGTGCAGTTTCCCCGCCCATCAAAGCAACTATCGGGAAAACCGCGGAAATCACGGATACGGGCAATGGCAATGTTCAAGAAGCGGTCGAGAAACTCGTACATCCGATCCTTGCGAAGCGTCACCTTGCATCCGATGGGCATTCCTTTACGAAGTTTGAAATTCGAGATAGACTTTTTTGCCCGAGTCACAAGGGGCTTCTGGCCCGTGATGAGGGCAAGTTCCTCAACGGCAAGGTCAAGGTAACGAGGGTTCTGTGTGGCATCC
The genomic region above belongs to Candidatus Caldatribacterium sp. and contains:
- the rplE gene encoding 50S ribosomal protein L5; its protein translation is MSITKEKYYKEVVPKLLKEFGYKNIMQVPRLEKIVINMGVGDATQNPRYLDLAVEELALITGQKPLVTRAKKSISNFKLRKGMPIGCKVTLRKDRMYEFLDRFLNIAIARIRDFRGFPDSCFDGRGNCTIGIEEQLIFPEISYDRVERVRGMNITFVTTAKTDQEAKALLEGLGLPFRR